A genomic segment from Sphingopyxis sp. DBS4 encodes:
- the dgcA gene encoding N-acetyl-D-Glu racemase DgcA, translating into MMSRPGQPAAPSLHVFAENIPLREPFRISRIEFRHSQVMVAEIAADGHVGRGECEPHESDPALRDQAMAELWALSDHVARGLNRADLAALPLSRPIRNALDCALWDLEAKRRGTSVAALAGCPAPAALPTVFTLGIDAPAAMAEKAARRTAWTRLKIKLGGEEAALDLRRVAAVRRARDDAELIVDANGGWTMEGLRHMAPALAELGVALIEQPLPPGRDGPLADYASPVPLCADESCLDRQSLPAVIGRYAYINIKLDKTGGLSEALALADAAEAAGLGLMVGCMTGTSLAMAPAHIVAQRARFVDLDGPLLLAWDRTPAMRYEEGLVHPAEPALWG; encoded by the coding sequence ATGATGTCCCGCCCCGGCCAGCCGGCCGCACCCTCGCTGCATGTGTTCGCGGAGAATATCCCGCTGCGCGAGCCGTTTCGGATTTCGCGGATCGAATTTCGGCATAGTCAGGTAATGGTCGCGGAAATCGCCGCCGACGGTCATGTCGGGCGCGGCGAATGCGAACCGCACGAAAGCGATCCGGCGCTCCGCGACCAGGCGATGGCCGAGCTGTGGGCGTTATCGGACCATGTCGCGCGCGGGCTGAATCGCGCCGACCTTGCCGCGCTGCCGCTCTCCCGTCCGATCCGCAACGCGCTCGATTGCGCCTTGTGGGATCTCGAGGCGAAACGGCGCGGCACCAGCGTCGCGGCGCTGGCGGGATGTCCGGCGCCGGCGGCCCTGCCGACCGTGTTCACGCTGGGCATCGATGCGCCCGCCGCCATGGCCGAAAAGGCGGCGCGCAGGACGGCGTGGACGCGCCTCAAGATCAAGCTCGGCGGCGAGGAAGCGGCGCTCGACCTGCGGCGGGTCGCGGCGGTGCGGCGCGCGCGCGATGATGCCGAACTGATCGTCGATGCCAACGGCGGCTGGACGATGGAGGGCCTGCGGCACATGGCGCCCGCGCTGGCCGAACTCGGCGTCGCGCTGATCGAACAGCCGCTGCCGCCCGGTCGCGACGGCCCGCTCGCCGATTATGCCAGCCCGGTCCCCCTGTGCGCCGACGAGAGCTGTCTCGACCGCCAGTCGCTGCCGGCGGTGATCGGGCGCTATGCCTATATCAACATCAAGCTCGACAAGACGGGCGGGCTGAGCGAGGCGCTGGCGCTTGCCGATGCGGCGGAGGCGGCGGGGCTTGGCCTCATGGTCGGCTGCATGACGGGCACGTCGCTGGCGATGGCGCCCGCCCATATCGTCGCCCAGCGCGCGCGCTTCGTCGACCTCGATGGCCCCCTGTTGCTGGCCTGGGACCGGACCCCCGCGATGCGGTATGAAGAGGGTCTCGTCCACCCGGCCGAGCCCGCCTTATGGGGATGA
- a CDS encoding 2-oxoadipate dioxygenase/decarboxylase family protein — protein sequence MTNQIRPHHLEEMLAAIVGPDRAARALDRIAVPAAVDWSRADGRISAAMLAMTLNILLFSDLYDRVPTARRWIEEQAAEGSAQWLDHGALRTIRFPGRGTGALPGGIDAFARILLPLGYEAAADYPLPRLRMTGRAFRHRDLPDAVPQFFVSELHVDQFDAVFVDAANRVFGSSHDPLSPLSRALLDLLGQQGWLTRQQAGELLPAIVGAFSRTHDIPHLADYDILRAGSSEAAWIATEGNAFNHATSRVADVGALAGQLRQQGYPVKEAVEHSASGRVHQTAFRADPVSRRFRDDDGAIVERVVPGSFYEFITRDIDPATGRIDLAFDSGNATGIFAVTRAAA from the coding sequence ATGACGAACCAGATCAGGCCGCACCATTTGGAAGAGATGCTGGCGGCTATCGTCGGCCCCGATCGGGCCGCGCGCGCGCTCGATCGGATCGCCGTCCCGGCGGCGGTGGACTGGTCCAGGGCCGATGGCCGCATATCGGCCGCAATGCTGGCGATGACGCTCAATATCCTTCTGTTTTCCGACCTCTATGACCGGGTGCCGACGGCGCGCCGCTGGATCGAGGAGCAGGCTGCGGAGGGATCGGCGCAATGGCTCGACCATGGCGCGCTTCGCACGATCCGCTTTCCCGGCCGCGGAACCGGCGCGTTGCCCGGCGGCATCGATGCCTTTGCCCGCATTCTCCTCCCGCTGGGCTATGAGGCAGCGGCCGATTACCCCCTGCCCCGGCTCCGGATGACCGGCCGCGCATTCCGGCATCGCGACCTCCCCGACGCGGTGCCGCAGTTCTTCGTCAGCGAATTGCACGTCGACCAATTCGACGCCGTCTTCGTCGATGCCGCGAACCGGGTGTTCGGGTCGAGCCACGACCCGCTGTCGCCGCTGTCGCGGGCGTTGCTCGACCTTCTGGGCCAGCAGGGCTGGCTGACGCGCCAACAGGCCGGCGAACTGCTCCCCGCGATCGTGGGGGCCTTTTCGCGCACCCACGATATTCCGCACCTCGCGGATTATGACATTCTGCGCGCCGGCTCGTCCGAGGCGGCGTGGATTGCAACCGAGGGCAACGCCTTCAATCATGCGACGAGCCGCGTCGCGGATGTCGGCGCGCTGGCAGGGCAGCTCCGGCAGCAGGGCTATCCGGTGAAGGAGGCGGTGGAACATTCCGCGTCAGGACGCGTCCATCAAACGGCCTTCCGGGCGGACCCGGTATCGCGGCGCTTTCGCGACGACGATGGCGCGATCGTCGAGCGCGTGGTGCCCGGATCCTTCTATGAATTCATCACCCGCGACATCGACCCCGCCACCGGCCGGATCGATCTGGCGTTCGATAGCGGCAACGCCACCGGCATCTTCGCCGTGACGCGGGCGGCGGCGTGA
- a CDS encoding amino acid permease, translated as MVQTLVDTDDEPTLRPHLGLWHLIAAGVGSTIGSGIFVITGTAAAQYAGPAISLSFLLAAAVCLCTAYCYGELAGLLPKSGGAYSYALASSGPLIGWTVGWCLVLEYLVACSTVAVGWSSYFVDLVASVGVPVPQWIAAAPINFDAAGHPVATGALFNLPAALIVGLVTALLVVGIKETNRANIAMVVIKVGVILLVVAFGAAYVRPAHFIPYIPENTGHYGEFGWSGVLRGSAVIFYAFLGFDGVSTSAQESRNPQRDIGWGIIGALAVCTILYVAMALVMTGMADYRTLNVANPVSVALAAAGGDLDWLRSLVNVGVVIGLASAILMGLYGQSRILYVMAQDRMVPPIFARISPRFRTPVHGTLIVGFACALIAGLFPIDILGELVSIGSLLAFAFVCWSVLVLRRRLPDAPRPFRVPLSPLLPVIGICSTLYLMVSLPEDTWIRLLLWMALGTGFYLAYSRPRRRTDGGGN; from the coding sequence ATGGTACAGACTCTTGTCGATACCGACGACGAACCGACGCTGCGCCCGCATCTGGGCCTGTGGCACCTGATCGCGGCAGGCGTCGGATCGACGATCGGCTCGGGGATTTTCGTCATCACCGGCACGGCGGCGGCGCAATATGCGGGGCCCGCCATTTCACTCTCCTTCCTTCTCGCCGCGGCGGTCTGCCTGTGCACCGCCTATTGCTACGGCGAACTGGCGGGGCTGCTGCCCAAGTCCGGCGGGGCCTACAGCTATGCGCTCGCCAGTTCGGGGCCGCTGATCGGCTGGACGGTCGGCTGGTGCCTGGTGCTCGAATATCTGGTCGCCTGCTCGACGGTCGCGGTCGGCTGGTCGAGCTATTTCGTCGATCTGGTGGCGAGCGTCGGCGTGCCTGTTCCGCAATGGATCGCGGCCGCCCCGATCAATTTCGATGCGGCAGGGCATCCGGTGGCGACCGGCGCGCTGTTCAACTTGCCCGCGGCGCTGATCGTCGGGCTGGTCACCGCGCTGCTGGTCGTCGGGATCAAGGAAACCAACCGCGCCAATATCGCGATGGTGGTCATCAAGGTGGGGGTGATCCTGCTGGTCGTCGCGTTCGGCGCCGCTTATGTCCGACCAGCGCATTTCATCCCCTATATTCCCGAAAACACCGGCCATTACGGCGAATTTGGGTGGAGCGGCGTGCTGCGCGGGTCGGCGGTGATCTTCTATGCTTTCCTCGGCTTCGACGGGGTCTCGACCAGCGCGCAGGAAAGCCGCAATCCGCAACGCGACATCGGCTGGGGGATCATCGGCGCGCTGGCGGTGTGCACGATCCTGTATGTCGCGATGGCGCTGGTGATGACCGGCATGGCCGATTATCGCACGCTGAACGTCGCCAACCCGGTGTCGGTCGCACTGGCGGCCGCGGGCGGCGATCTCGACTGGCTGCGCTCGCTGGTGAATGTCGGCGTCGTGATCGGCCTCGCTTCGGCGATCCTGATGGGGCTCTACGGCCAAAGCCGCATCCTCTATGTGATGGCGCAGGACCGGATGGTGCCGCCCATCTTTGCCCGCATCTCGCCGCGATTCCGCACCCCGGTGCACGGCACGCTGATCGTCGGCTTCGCCTGCGCGCTGATCGCTGGATTGTTCCCGATCGACATATTGGGCGAACTGGTGTCGATCGGCTCGCTGCTTGCCTTCGCCTTCGTGTGCTGGAGCGTCCTCGTGCTGCGCCGACGCCTTCCCGACGCGCCGCGCCCGTTCCGGGTTCCGCTGTCGCCGCTGCTGCCGGTCATCGGCATATGCAGCACGCTCTATCTGATGGTCAGCCTGCCCGAGGATACATGGATCCGGCTGCTGCTGTGGATGGCGCTGGGGACGGGCTTCTATCTCGCCTATTCGCGCCCCCGGCGGCGGACGGACGGGGGAGGGAACTGA
- a CDS encoding phosphatase PAP2 family protein, with translation MRKMWIVAAVATGLSGAAPAHASEKGWNDAGSIARDALVVAAFGVPAVQGDWDGVLQAGGSIGVAAGVTYGLKEAFPERRPDGSDTRSFPSGHTSMSFAAAATLQNRYGWKVGVPAQLVAVFVGLSRVEARKHHVHDVLVGAAIGEASGFLITRRASDRVQVFPWGDTKGGGVAVTMRF, from the coding sequence ATGCGTAAAATGTGGATCGTCGCGGCGGTTGCGACCGGCCTGTCGGGCGCCGCGCCTGCTCACGCCAGCGAAAAGGGATGGAACGACGCGGGGTCGATCGCGCGCGACGCGCTGGTCGTCGCGGCCTTCGGCGTGCCCGCGGTCCAGGGCGACTGGGACGGGGTATTACAGGCAGGCGGCAGCATCGGCGTCGCCGCCGGCGTCACCTATGGCCTCAAGGAAGCTTTTCCCGAACGGCGCCCCGACGGCAGCGATACCAGGAGCTTCCCGTCGGGTCATACCTCGATGTCCTTCGCCGCGGCGGCGACGCTGCAGAATCGCTATGGCTGGAAGGTCGGCGTCCCGGCGCAGCTTGTCGCGGTCTTCGTCGGATTGAGCCGCGTCGAAGCCCGGAAACATCATGTCCACGACGTCCTCGTCGGGGCCGCGATCGGCGAGGCGTCGGGCTTTCTGATCACCCGCCGCGCCAGCGACCGCGTCCAGGTCTTTCCCTGGGGCGACACCAAGGGCGGCGGCGTCGCGGTGACGATGCGCTTCTAG
- the astD gene encoding succinylglutamate-semialdehyde dehydrogenase, which produces MSVSFRSTCPADDSLVWEGPADEAAACAAAVHRCRAAQPGWAETPLDARIAVAKRFATLARERADEIAALISRETGKPLWETKTEAAGIAGKVDLSIAAQAERAGERLSPTPFGQSALRHRPHGVLAILGPFNFPAHLPSGHIIPALLAGNCIVFKPSELTPAVGEMLVGLWRDAGLPPGVLELVQGGRETGAALIDCAIDGLLFTGSARAGLHFQQHFAARAGFLLALELGGNNPLIAWDGDADVAAETIAQSAFLTAGQRCSCARRLIVPDNDDGRAIVDAAVALAERLRIGRWDADPQPFMGSLISAEAAASVDRAIDRLAAQGGRVLTGTRDALPGRAFRAPTIVDMSAARRDDEEIFGPVLQVLRVPDFDAAIAAANDTAYGLSASLLSADDGLWNRFLARSRAGVVNRNRPTNGAASNLPFGGSGASGNHRPSAWYAADYCAYPVASAEAASLQPGQPDLSPFLEPGPAA; this is translated from the coding sequence ATGAGCGTTTCGTTCCGCTCCACCTGCCCGGCCGACGACAGCCTGGTGTGGGAAGGCCCCGCCGACGAAGCCGCCGCCTGCGCCGCCGCCGTTCACCGCTGCCGTGCGGCGCAGCCCGGCTGGGCGGAAACCCCGCTCGATGCGCGGATTGCCGTGGCGAAGCGTTTCGCCACGCTCGCGCGCGAACGCGCCGACGAAATCGCCGCGCTGATTTCCCGCGAAACCGGCAAGCCATTGTGGGAGACGAAGACCGAGGCGGCAGGCATCGCCGGCAAGGTCGATCTCTCGATCGCGGCACAGGCCGAGCGCGCGGGCGAACGGCTGTCGCCCACCCCCTTTGGGCAAAGCGCGCTCCGGCATCGTCCGCATGGCGTGCTCGCCATATTGGGCCCGTTCAACTTTCCGGCGCATCTGCCGAGCGGGCACATCATCCCCGCCCTGCTCGCCGGCAATTGCATCGTCTTCAAGCCGTCCGAGCTGACGCCGGCGGTGGGCGAGATGCTGGTCGGGCTGTGGCGCGATGCCGGGCTGCCGCCGGGCGTTCTCGAACTGGTGCAGGGCGGGCGCGAAACCGGCGCGGCACTGATCGATTGCGCGATCGACGGGCTGCTGTTCACCGGCTCCGCACGCGCGGGCCTGCATTTCCAGCAGCACTTCGCGGCGCGCGCGGGCTTTCTGCTCGCGCTCGAACTGGGCGGCAACAATCCGCTGATCGCGTGGGACGGCGATGCCGACGTCGCGGCGGAGACCATCGCCCAATCCGCTTTCCTGACCGCGGGGCAGCGCTGCTCGTGCGCGCGGCGGCTGATCGTCCCCGACAACGACGACGGCCGCGCGATCGTCGATGCCGCCGTCGCGCTTGCCGAACGGCTGCGGATCGGCCGCTGGGACGCCGACCCGCAACCTTTCATGGGCTCGCTGATCTCGGCCGAGGCCGCGGCGTCGGTCGATCGGGCAATCGATCGGCTCGCGGCGCAGGGCGGCCGGGTCCTCACCGGCACCCGGGACGCGCTGCCGGGCCGGGCTTTCCGGGCCCCGACGATCGTCGACATGAGCGCGGCGCGGCGCGACGATGAAGAGATTTTCGGCCCCGTTCTGCAAGTGCTGCGCGTGCCCGACTTCGATGCCGCGATCGCGGCGGCGAACGACACCGCCTATGGCCTGTCGGCGTCGCTGCTCAGCGCCGACGACGGCCTGTGGAATCGCTTCCTCGCCCGCTCGCGCGCGGGGGTGGTCAACCGCAACCGGCCGACGAACGGCGCCGCGTCGAACCTGCCCTTCGGCGGCTCCGGGGCGTCGGGCAACCATCGCCCCAGCGCTTGGTATGCTGCCGATTATTGCGCCTATCCGGTGGCGAGCGCCGAGGCCGCGTCGCTCCAGCCCGGGCAACCCGACCTTTCGCCCTTTCTGGAGCCCGGCCCCGCAGCGTAG
- a CDS encoding LysR substrate-binding domain-containing protein, translated as MNDLRRRLLPPVGVLQSFVIAARHESVSLAARETGLTQSAVSRQIAQLEEIVGQALFHRAGRRIVLTEAGAAYAEAIGPAIDAIRRATGEAMAKRRDGEFTIATLPSFGMRWLAPRLPQLTSAHPEMVVNMAARSEPFELAASGFDAAIHYGRPDWENVAHDLLFPEESVPVCAPAFLADHDIAGAADLIGCPLLGQSLRQSAWEEWFALNGVTGPVKLSGRFDHFMMLAQAAVSGGGVAMMPRFLVAQELASGALVVPVDRPLQSRLAYYLVYPHDRLGYPRFRLLRDWIVAEAARTRSESA; from the coding sequence ATGAACGACCTGCGCCGCCGCCTGCTGCCGCCCGTCGGCGTGCTGCAGAGCTTCGTGATCGCCGCGCGTCACGAAAGCGTATCGCTGGCGGCCCGCGAAACCGGCCTGACGCAGAGCGCCGTCAGTCGCCAGATCGCGCAGTTGGAGGAGATTGTCGGGCAGGCGCTGTTCCACCGGGCGGGGCGGCGCATCGTGCTGACCGAAGCGGGCGCGGCCTATGCCGAAGCGATCGGCCCCGCGATCGACGCAATCCGCCGCGCGACCGGCGAGGCGATGGCGAAACGCCGCGACGGCGAGTTCACCATCGCCACGCTGCCCAGCTTCGGCATGCGCTGGCTGGCGCCGCGCCTGCCGCAATTGACCAGCGCTCATCCCGAAATGGTGGTCAATATGGCCGCGCGGTCGGAGCCGTTCGAACTGGCGGCGAGCGGATTCGACGCCGCGATCCATTATGGCCGGCCCGATTGGGAAAATGTCGCGCACGACCTGCTGTTTCCCGAGGAATCGGTGCCGGTCTGCGCGCCGGCTTTTCTGGCCGACCATGATATCGCCGGCGCGGCGGACCTGATCGGCTGCCCGCTGCTCGGCCAGTCGCTGCGCCAGAGCGCCTGGGAGGAGTGGTTTGCATTGAACGGCGTGACGGGGCCGGTGAAACTGTCGGGCCGGTTCGATCATTTCATGATGCTCGCGCAGGCGGCAGTATCGGGCGGCGGCGTGGCGATGATGCCGCGCTTCCTCGTCGCGCAGGAGCTGGCGAGCGGCGCGCTTGTCGTTCCGGTCGACCGGCCGTTGCAGAGCCGATTGGCCTATTATCTCGTCTATCCGCACGACCGGCTCGGCTATCCGCGATTCCGCCTGCTGCGCGATTGGATCGTGGCGGAAGCGGCCCGGACGCGGTCGGAATCGGCCTGA
- a CDS encoding MurR/RpiR family transcriptional regulator: protein MPDIFERLEAENETYTAAERQIALFLLNNRDLIPFETAASIANRLGVSAVTVGRFCRMLGFQHFRELKEQLRSSANLPWLQGNEFQEFLSDFSDSDKRRKTLEREIELMVAVYERSQNKVWKDAVALIAAAERVQIVGFQTERGIAALLAHNLQYVRPGIELIDGSSGHFANLLLERPKGRCLIIIDIRRYSNQSRQLAEKAVEADIPLIIITDTLCDWAPRLTAHTLTADADGALFWHSSVPMVALLNLLINDVVGKSGGHDVERRLEQVSTLYDEFTGFVRPGRSRGAPS from the coding sequence ATGCCGGACATTTTCGAGCGCCTGGAAGCGGAAAACGAGACTTATACCGCGGCGGAGCGCCAGATTGCGCTCTTTCTGCTCAACAATCGCGACCTCATTCCGTTCGAGACCGCCGCCTCGATCGCCAATCGCCTCGGCGTCAGCGCGGTGACGGTGGGGCGCTTTTGCCGGATGCTGGGTTTCCAGCATTTCCGGGAGTTGAAGGAGCAATTGCGCAGCTCCGCGAACCTGCCCTGGCTGCAAGGAAATGAATTCCAGGAATTTCTGTCCGACTTCAGCGACAGCGACAAGCGCCGCAAGACGCTGGAGCGCGAAATCGAACTGATGGTCGCGGTGTACGAACGGTCCCAGAACAAGGTCTGGAAGGATGCGGTGGCGCTGATCGCGGCCGCCGAACGCGTCCAGATCGTCGGTTTCCAGACCGAACGGGGAATTGCGGCGCTGCTGGCGCATAATCTGCAATATGTCCGCCCCGGCATCGAACTGATCGACGGCTCTTCGGGGCATTTCGCCAATCTTCTGCTCGAGCGTCCCAAGGGCCGCTGCCTGATCATCATCGACATACGCCGCTATTCGAACCAGTCGCGACAACTGGCCGAAAAGGCGGTCGAGGCCGATATTCCGCTGATCATCATCACCGACACGCTGTGCGACTGGGCGCCGCGCCTGACCGCCCATACCTTGACCGCCGACGCCGACGGCGCGCTGTTCTGGCATTCGTCGGTGCCGATGGTGGCGCTGCTCAACCTGCTGATCAACGATGTGGTCGGCAAGAGCGGCGGACATGACGTCGAGCGCCGGCTGGAGCAGGTCAGCACGCTCTATGATGAATTCACCGGCTTTGTCCGCCCCGGCCGCAGCCGCGGCGCGCCGTCCTGA
- a CDS encoding aspartate aminotransferase family protein, which translates to MSISPLLPVYNRAEPVFTHGEGAWIVADDGRRFLDCVAGIATNALGHAHPRLVDALTRQAGKLWHISNVFRVPGQDELAKKLIAATFADTVFFANSGTEAIECALKMARKYHAAKGRPERIDVIGFGGSFHGRSYAAVNASGNAAYLDGFGPRLPGHIQLSVDDLPALLAAIAAPTTAAVIVEPVQGEGGARALSGEWLQTVRRACTEAGVLLIHDEVQSGMGRTGKLFAHQWFDDAAPDIMAIAKALGGGFPVGACVATEDAASGMTAGAHGSTFGGNPLAMAVANEAFDLISAPGFLDQTVAAAARLRAGLEDVAARHPELVVDVRGKGMLIGVKLTGNNREFMAMAREKLLLVAGGGDNCVRLLPPLNLSEAEADEAVARFEATLELAGERWAKQAA; encoded by the coding sequence ATGTCCATATCCCCCCTTCTGCCCGTCTATAATCGCGCCGAGCCGGTGTTCACCCATGGCGAGGGTGCGTGGATCGTCGCCGACGACGGCCGCCGCTTTCTCGACTGTGTGGCGGGTATCGCGACCAACGCGCTGGGCCACGCCCATCCGCGGCTGGTCGATGCGCTGACGCGGCAAGCCGGAAAATTGTGGCATATTTCGAACGTCTTTCGCGTGCCCGGTCAGGATGAACTGGCGAAGAAGCTGATCGCCGCCACCTTTGCCGACACCGTCTTCTTCGCGAACAGCGGAACCGAGGCGATCGAATGCGCGCTGAAGATGGCGCGCAAATATCACGCGGCCAAAGGCCGGCCGGAGCGGATCGACGTCATCGGCTTTGGCGGATCGTTCCACGGGCGCAGCTATGCGGCGGTGAACGCATCGGGGAATGCCGCTTATCTCGACGGCTTCGGCCCGCGCCTGCCGGGCCATATCCAGCTTTCGGTCGACGACCTGCCCGCGCTGCTCGCGGCGATTGCCGCGCCGACGACCGCCGCCGTCATCGTCGAGCCGGTGCAGGGCGAAGGCGGCGCGCGCGCGCTGTCCGGCGAATGGCTGCAGACGGTCCGCCGCGCCTGCACGGAAGCGGGCGTGCTGTTGATCCATGACGAGGTGCAATCGGGCATGGGCCGGACCGGAAAGCTGTTCGCGCATCAATGGTTCGACGACGCCGCCCCCGATATCATGGCGATCGCCAAGGCGCTGGGCGGCGGCTTTCCCGTCGGCGCCTGCGTCGCGACCGAAGATGCGGCCAGCGGCATGACCGCAGGCGCGCACGGATCGACCTTCGGCGGCAATCCGCTCGCCATGGCGGTCGCGAACGAGGCGTTCGACCTGATCAGCGCCCCGGGCTTCCTCGACCAGACGGTGGCGGCCGCCGCGCGGCTTCGCGCGGGGCTGGAGGACGTGGCGGCGCGCCACCCGGAGCTCGTGGTCGACGTGCGCGGCAAGGGGATGCTGATCGGCGTCAAGCTGACCGGCAACAATCGCGAATTCATGGCGATGGCCCGCGAAAAACTGCTGCTCGTCGCGGGCGGTGGCGACAATTGCGTGCGGCTTCTGCCGCCGCTGAACCTCAGCGAAGCCGAAGCTGACGAAGCGGTGGCCCGCTTTGAGGCGACACTGGAACTGGCGGGCGAGCGCTGGGCGAAACAGGCCGCCTGA
- a CDS encoding FAD-binding oxidoreductase — protein MEPLIAALTALLGPKHVIVDPPDLAGLARDGRGAFGRPLCAVRPATAALVADALRLCGDFSAVAVPRGAGTGLSGGGCADDSGSQVVILTDGLGGAIEIDAANRTATVGAGVRLSALNAAARDHGLFLPIDLGADPSIGGMIATNTGGARLLLHGDMRRHVRAIEVVLNDGEIVQLGSPLWKDNSALDLKQMFIGAGGTTGIVTGATIALTPLPRHQVTAMLALADARSAVDLLLSAESHFGTLLTAFEGMSMAAVQAALDHVPGLASPFPHAQPGYVAMLELSGNAVCDTATLETALAEWCAPFLQEEGPVIDAVVDSGGRHWAVRHAITEGIRSRGSVIACDIAVRRGDIMACRAHLLTEVAARWPDLAVHDFGHIGDGGLHFNLVWPHQLGAAPTGLAEAVRTCVFDIVVRHYGGSFSAEHGVGPRNIDHYRRLVPTSIQTLSTRITDQFSAPNAILEQG, from the coding sequence ATGGAGCCGTTGATCGCCGCACTGACCGCCCTTCTCGGTCCGAAGCATGTGATCGTCGATCCGCCCGACCTGGCCGGCCTCGCCCGCGATGGCCGCGGCGCGTTCGGCCGGCCCTTGTGCGCCGTGCGTCCGGCCACGGCCGCGCTCGTCGCCGACGCGCTACGATTGTGCGGAGACTTCAGCGCGGTCGCGGTGCCGCGCGGCGCGGGCACGGGCCTGTCCGGCGGAGGCTGCGCCGACGACAGCGGATCGCAGGTCGTGATCCTGACCGACGGGCTCGGCGGCGCGATCGAGATCGATGCGGCGAACCGGACCGCGACCGTCGGTGCGGGTGTCCGTCTCTCGGCACTCAACGCGGCGGCACGCGACCACGGCCTGTTCCTGCCCATCGACCTGGGGGCCGACCCGTCGATCGGCGGCATGATCGCGACCAATACCGGTGGCGCGCGCTTGCTGCTCCACGGCGACATGCGCCGGCACGTTCGCGCGATCGAGGTGGTGCTGAACGATGGCGAGATCGTGCAATTGGGAAGCCCGCTGTGGAAGGACAACAGCGCCCTCGACCTCAAACAGATGTTCATCGGCGCGGGCGGAACGACGGGGATCGTCACCGGCGCGACGATCGCGCTCACCCCCCTGCCCCGGCATCAGGTGACCGCGATGCTGGCGCTGGCCGACGCGCGATCTGCGGTCGATCTGCTCCTGTCGGCGGAAAGCCACTTCGGGACGCTGCTGACGGCGTTCGAGGGGATGTCGATGGCGGCCGTCCAGGCCGCGCTGGATCATGTCCCTGGTCTCGCATCCCCTTTCCCGCATGCCCAGCCCGGCTATGTCGCGATGCTCGAACTGTCCGGAAATGCGGTGTGCGATACGGCGACGCTCGAAACCGCGCTGGCGGAATGGTGCGCGCCCTTCCTGCAGGAGGAGGGGCCTGTTATCGACGCGGTGGTCGACAGCGGGGGACGGCACTGGGCCGTCCGCCACGCCATTACCGAGGGCATTCGCAGCCGGGGCAGCGTCATCGCGTGCGACATCGCCGTGCGGCGCGGCGACATCATGGCATGCCGCGCGCATCTGCTGACCGAGGTCGCCGCGCGCTGGCCCGACCTCGCGGTCCATGATTTCGGCCATATCGGGGACGGCGGGCTGCACTTCAACCTGGTCTGGCCGCATCAGCTGGGCGCCGCACCCACGGGCCTGGCCGAAGCGGTGCGGACGTGCGTTTTCGACATCGTCGTGCGCCATTACGGCGGCAGCTTCAGCGCCGAGCACGGCGTCGGCCCGCGCAACATCGATCATTACCGGCGGCTGGTTCCCACTTCGATCCAGACGCTTTCGACCCGGATCACCGATCAATTTTCCGCCCCGAATGCAATTCTTGAGCAAGGATGA